Sequence from the Sphingomicrobium clamense genome:
CAACGGCTCGATCGGCAAAGACGACCTTAAGGTCGTGACCAAGCGCCAGCCCAGCGAGCAGGAATTGGAAGACGCGCTCTTCGCCTGGACCGTAGCAAAGCACGTCAAATCCAATGCCATCGTCTATGCCAAGGACGGCTCGACCGCCGGCGTCGGCGCAGGCCAGATGAACCGCCGCGACAGCGCGCGCATCGCTGCCGCCAAGGCCGAGGAAGCGGCCGAGACCCACGGATGGGACGAAGTGCGCACCAAGGGTAGCGCGGTGGCCTCGGACGCCTTCTTCCCCTTCGCAGACGGGCTGATGGCCGCAGTCGAAGCGGGCGCGACGATGGTGATCCAGCCGGGTGGCTCCATTCGCGATGATGACGTGATCGCTGCCGCCGACGAAGCAGGGCTAGCGATGGTGTTTACTGGCATGCGGCACTTTAGACATTAGGCTGAGGCGGGCCAGGGCGGCCTGCCCCATCAGACGGGTCGCTGCGCGCCCGCGGGCCGACTTGCGCGCTCTTTTCGCGCTGCTTGCGACTGCGGTGGCAACCGCCGCGCTACGCTCGGGCGCTTAGGTCGGGTTACTCCCGCTGCTCCCAGGCGGGGGCAGTTCCGGCTCGTCCATTTCCTGCTTCTTCATCTTGAAGAGTTCGCGGTCTTCGGGGCCGAAGCCCTTGAACCAGAGCACCGCGCCGAAGGCGATGGCGATCGCCGGCGCGCCGATGGCGAGCTGGCCCCAATCGGGCATCATCACCGCGAAGAAGCCGACGATCAGCCCCGCTCCCGCCGCCCACATCAGCGACCAGCGCCAGCCCGAGACCGGCGCGTGGACGATCTTCTTGAGCAGCCACGCCTTGCTGATCGCGCCGAAGCCGAGCGCCAGGGCGAGCCCGATGGCCGGGCCGATGGCCTGCGTCATGGTCGGCAGCTCCATCGCGCGGAAGGCGAGGATGAATCCGATGCCGAGTACGACTTCTATGCCCAGCATGACGAGCGAGAGCAGCATGTTGCGATGCCGCGCGAGGTAGATGAGCGCCGCTTCGCTGACCGCCGCCATTGCCGCGATGACTTCTGCGGCGAGGAGCACGCCGAGGATCATGAAGCCGACCCCGAATTCTGGCCCCATCAAATTCATCACTGCCATGGCGGGAATGCCCAGGCCCAGCGCCACTGCCGTCTGCGCCGCGATGATCCAGAAGCCGACCTGCCGCACCTGCTGCGCGATCGCGGTCTTGTTGTCGGCGGCGACATTCTTGGAGATCACGGGTCCGAGGATCGGGTCGAAGCTGGTCTTGAGCTTGGCAGGCAGCGAGGCGATCTGCTGCGCCACGTAGTAGATGCCGACGATGGCAGGTGAGAAGAACAGGCCGAGCACCGCGATATCCGCACGGCGCGTGCCCCATTCGACCGCGTCGGCCGCCGCGACCGGAAGGTTGCGCCGCGCCATCTCCCACAGCTTGACCGGATGCGGCGACCAGTCGTGGGGCAGGCCATACTCGCGGAAGAAGGGCCAGGCGGCGGTCAACAGCGCGCCGACCATCGACACCACGTAGGCGATGATCAGACCGCCACCGACCGAATAATAGGCCAGCACGCCTGCAACGATCGAGATCAGCCAAGGCTCGACGATCGCACGGCTGCGGACCGTGGCGGCGATATTGTGGCGATAGGCGAGCGCGGCGAGCATAATCTCGGTCCACGCCAGCGCCAGCACCGTAATCGGCAGCAATCGCTCGAGCCCGCGCACTTCGGAGTTGGGGAACATGGCCTGCGGGAACAGGAACAGGATGCCCATCATGATCGCCGACCCGATCGCGGCGACGATCAGCGCGTCGTAACAGACGTGGGTGTGGCTCCGCTCGCCCGATTGCGACAGCTGTTGCGCCAGCCCGCGCTTCAAGCCAAGCGTCGCGAGTTGCGACCCCAGTTCGACGATGATCAGCGCATAGGCGAAACGCCCGAGCGCCTCCGCACCGTAAAACTGGCCCGCGATCAGCAGGAAGGGGATGCGCGCCAAGAGGCGCAGGACGAAGCCGAAGAAGTTGATCCGGCCACCACGCGCCAGCGCCGCAAGGTCGCCCTTGCCCCCGTCTGCCTGCGGTGTCGTCCCCGTTCCGGTCATTAGTGCGCCGCGCCCCAGTTCGCGCCCCAGCCGACTTCGACATCGAGCGGCACGTCAAGGTCGAGCGCAGGCCGCGCCGCGCCTTCCATCACTTCGCGAACGACCTTGGCCGCCGCCTCTTCCTTGCCCTCGGGCACTTCGAACACGAGTTCGTCGTGCACCTGCAGCAGCATTTTGGCGTCATCGAGCCCGGCTTCGGCCAGCGCCGCATCCATCCGCGCCATCGCGCGCTTGATGAGATCCGCGCTGGTCCCCTGGATCGGCGCGTTCACTGCCGCGCGCTCGGCCCCCATGCGCACGTTGGGCATCTTGCTGTTGATGTTGGTGAAGTGGGTCTTCCGACCGAAAAGCGTCTCGGTGTAGCCCCGCTCGCGCACCTCGGAGAGCGTGCGCTGGATATAATCCTGAATCCCCGGAAAGCGCTGGAAATAGGTGTCGATGATCGACTTGGCTTCGTCGCGCTCGATCTCCAGCCGGTTGGCCAGCCCGAATGCGCTGATCCCGTAGAGGATGGCGAAGTTGACCGTCTTGGCCTTACCGCGCGTGTCCTTGTTCACCTCGCCGAACAATTCGGTCGCGGTGCGGTTGTGGATATCTTCCTTGTTCTTGAACGCTTCCTTGAGCTGCGGGACATCGGCCATGTGCGCGGCGAGGCGCAGCTCGATCTGGCTATAGTCCGCGCTCATCAGCACGTGACCCGGCTCG
This genomic interval carries:
- a CDS encoding lipopolysaccharide biosynthesis protein, which gives rise to MTGTGTTPQADGGKGDLAALARGGRINFFGFVLRLLARIPFLLIAGQFYGAEALGRFAYALIIVELGSQLATLGLKRGLAQQLSQSGERSHTHVCYDALIVAAIGSAIMMGILFLFPQAMFPNSEVRGLERLLPITVLALAWTEIMLAALAYRHNIAATVRSRAIVEPWLISIVAGVLAYYSVGGGLIIAYVVSMVGALLTAAWPFFREYGLPHDWSPHPVKLWEMARRNLPVAAADAVEWGTRRADIAVLGLFFSPAIVGIYYVAQQIASLPAKLKTSFDPILGPVISKNVAADNKTAIAQQVRQVGFWIIAAQTAVALGLGIPAMAVMNLMGPEFGVGFMILGVLLAAEVIAAMAAVSEAALIYLARHRNMLLSLVMLGIEVVLGIGFILAFRAMELPTMTQAIGPAIGLALALGFGAISKAWLLKKIVHAPVSGWRWSLMWAAGAGLIVGFFAVMMPDWGQLAIGAPAIAIAFGAVLWFKGFGPEDRELFKMKKQEMDEPELPPPGSSGSNPT